From Mycolicibacterium cosmeticum, a single genomic window includes:
- a CDS encoding Rv3717 family N-acetylmuramoyl-L-alanine amidase → MLRYAAAAPVFLVPAAVLSAPGAHAASSVAGRIVFLDPGHNGANDSSIVRQVTDGRGATKECQTTGTTTDAGYPEHTFNWDTVLRIRAGLSQLGVRTALSRGDDNALGPCVDQRAAMANSIRPDAIVSIHADGGPRQGRGFHVNYSDPPLNAAQAGPARRLAQVMRDELVACGMQPSTYRGTDGLYGRSDLAGLNLAQYPSILIEMGNMRNPDDAAALTDAGTRARLADAVTRGVAGYLQTLT, encoded by the coding sequence GTGTTGCGCTATGCGGCGGCGGCGCCGGTCTTTCTTGTGCCCGCTGCGGTGCTGAGTGCCCCCGGCGCCCACGCCGCCTCCAGCGTGGCCGGCCGGATCGTCTTCCTCGATCCGGGTCACAACGGGGCGAACGACTCGTCGATCGTCCGGCAGGTCACCGACGGGCGAGGCGCCACCAAGGAATGCCAGACCACCGGCACCACCACCGACGCCGGTTATCCCGAGCACACTTTCAACTGGGACACGGTTTTACGGATCAGGGCCGGTCTGAGCCAGCTCGGCGTGCGGACCGCGCTGTCCCGGGGTGATGACAATGCCCTCGGCCCGTGCGTGGATCAGCGTGCGGCCATGGCGAATTCGATACGTCCTGACGCGATCGTCAGTATTCACGCCGACGGCGGCCCGCGGCAGGGCCGCGGATTCCACGTGAACTACTCGGATCCGCCGCTGAACGCGGCGCAGGCCGGCCCGGCGCGCCGGCTGGCGCAGGTGATGCGCGACGAACTGGTGGCCTGCGGCATGCAGCCATCCACCTACCGCGGCACCGACGGCCTGTACGGACGGTCCGATCTGGCGGGCCTGAACCTGGCGCAGTACCCCTCGATCCTCATCGAGATGGGCAACATGCGGAACCCCGACGACGCGGCCGCCCTCACCGATGCCGGCACCCGGGCCCGCCTCGCCGATGCCGTCACACGCGGTGTCGCAGGCTACCTCCAAACGCTCACCTAG
- a CDS encoding ABC transporter substrate-binding protein, which yields MSRLRRGATTVFAVALTAFGVAACGGESSDSAGGGGGGDINISMTSFPDYIDPQLSYTVEGWEVMYNVYTPLLTYKHQKGEAGTQVVPGLAKAMPEVSPDGRTYKLALRPNMKYSDGTPIKASDFTYAIKRLFKANSGGSVFYEPIVGATDYAEGKADTISGIKTDDGTGDITITLTEPNGTFENVLGLPFAAPVPPTTPLDKDATNNPPPSSGPFVITKVEAPQTLTMERNPNFKTVKDAGASEVADGHVDKITVTQNKSNSAQVTGVEQNTIDLMVDPPDADRLTEVKTKYGDRFRLEQSINTYYFWMNTQKAPFNDLRVRQAVNYAVDPEALNRVFGGRMHPTQQILPPGMPGYQEYKLYPGPDMNKAKQLIAEANPADKDITVWTDDEPDRKRIGEYYHDVLTQLGFNATLKVIAGDVYFTTIGNQSTPDLDTGFGDWFQDFPHPDDFFRPLLNGASILPTNGNNFSRANIPALDATMNKLRTEELTDDVKKQYADLDRAFMEQAVWAPYGNEEFSTFVSERIDFDKAYYHPLFNEDYSALALK from the coding sequence ATGAGCAGGCTGCGCAGAGGCGCGACCACAGTATTCGCGGTCGCGCTGACGGCGTTCGGGGTGGCCGCGTGTGGAGGAGAGTCGTCGGACAGTGCCGGCGGTGGTGGTGGCGGTGACATCAACATCTCGATGACGTCGTTCCCGGACTACATCGATCCGCAGCTGTCCTACACCGTCGAGGGGTGGGAGGTGATGTACAACGTCTACACCCCGCTGCTGACCTACAAGCACCAGAAGGGTGAAGCCGGCACCCAGGTGGTGCCCGGCCTGGCCAAGGCCATGCCCGAGGTATCCCCGGACGGCAGGACCTACAAGCTCGCGCTGCGGCCCAACATGAAGTACTCCGACGGCACCCCGATCAAGGCATCGGACTTCACCTACGCGATCAAGCGGCTGTTCAAGGCGAACTCCGGCGGCTCGGTGTTCTACGAACCCATCGTCGGCGCAACGGATTACGCCGAAGGCAAGGCCGACACCATCTCCGGTATCAAGACCGACGACGGCACCGGCGACATCACCATCACCCTCACCGAGCCCAACGGCACGTTCGAGAACGTGCTGGGGCTGCCGTTCGCGGCGCCCGTGCCGCCCACGACGCCGCTCGACAAGGACGCGACCAACAACCCGCCGCCGTCCAGCGGTCCGTTCGTGATCACCAAAGTCGAAGCACCGCAAACGCTCACCATGGAGCGCAACCCCAACTTCAAGACCGTGAAAGACGCCGGGGCCAGCGAGGTTGCCGACGGGCACGTCGACAAGATCACCGTCACCCAGAACAAGAGCAACTCCGCTCAGGTCACCGGTGTCGAACAGAACACCATCGATCTGATGGTCGACCCGCCCGACGCCGACCGGCTGACCGAGGTGAAAACCAAGTACGGTGACCGATTCCGGCTGGAACAGTCCATCAACACCTACTACTTCTGGATGAACACCCAGAAGGCGCCGTTCAACGATCTGCGGGTGCGGCAGGCGGTCAACTACGCCGTCGACCCGGAGGCGCTGAACCGGGTGTTCGGCGGCCGCATGCATCCGACGCAGCAGATCCTGCCGCCGGGAATGCCCGGCTACCAGGAATACAAGCTGTACCCGGGACCGGATATGAACAAGGCGAAACAGCTGATCGCCGAGGCGAATCCGGCCGACAAGGACATCACGGTATGGACCGATGACGAGCCGGACCGCAAGCGCATCGGCGAGTACTACCACGACGTGCTCACCCAGCTCGGGTTCAACGCGACGCTCAAGGTGATCGCCGGCGACGTCTACTTCACCACCATCGGCAACCAGTCCACCCCGGACCTGGACACCGGTTTCGGTGACTGGTTCCAGGACTTCCCGCACCCGGACGACTTCTTCCGCCCGCTGCTCAACGGTGCAAGCATCCTGCCCACCAACGGCAACAACTTCTCCAGGGCGAACATCCCGGCGCTGGATGCCACCATGAACAAGCTTCGCACCGAGGAACTGACCGACGACGTGAAGAAGCAGTACGCCGACCTGGACCGTGCCTTCATGGAGCAGGCGGTGTGGGCGCCGTACGGTAACGAGGAGTTCAGCACCTTCGTCTCGGAGCGGATCGACTTCGACAAGGCGTATTACCATCCGCTGTTCAACGAGGACTACTCGGCGCTGGCGCTGAAGTAA
- a CDS encoding ABC transporter permease — MTIQISESARTRGPWYLGWLRLRRNKIALAFGALFLLIVLACLAAPVWAEHVAHTGPNDNHITDKVLIDGHEEYVVTPDGTPLGPGLHGRYLLGADQNGRDVMVRLLYGGRTSIFIGVFAALVTTVLAVITGLLCGYYRGWIDAVLSRAMDVVWAFPVLLLGIALGTALALGGLKIGDLVVAGDSLWIPILIIGFVYVPYMARPIRGEILALREKEFVEAAVAQGMGSVRIMFTELLPNVVSTIIVFFTLNIANNMLLESSLSFLGAGVRPPNASWGTMIADGYQTIYTAPHLTIVPGLMIVLTVLSLNVFGDGLRDALDPRAKIRLEH; from the coding sequence GTGACCATCCAGATCTCGGAGTCCGCACGTACCCGTGGGCCCTGGTACCTCGGCTGGTTGCGGTTGCGCCGCAACAAGATCGCCCTCGCGTTCGGGGCGCTGTTCCTGCTCATCGTGTTGGCCTGCCTGGCGGCACCGGTGTGGGCCGAGCACGTGGCCCACACCGGCCCGAACGACAACCACATCACCGACAAGGTGCTCATCGACGGGCACGAGGAGTACGTCGTCACGCCCGACGGCACGCCCCTGGGGCCGGGCCTGCACGGCCGATACCTGCTCGGTGCCGATCAGAACGGCCGCGACGTCATGGTGCGGCTGCTCTACGGCGGGCGTACCTCCATCTTCATCGGGGTGTTCGCCGCGCTGGTGACGACGGTGCTCGCGGTGATCACCGGCCTGCTGTGCGGTTACTACCGCGGCTGGATCGACGCCGTGTTGTCCCGGGCCATGGACGTGGTGTGGGCCTTTCCGGTGCTGCTGCTGGGCATTGCCCTGGGCACCGCACTGGCGTTGGGCGGGTTGAAGATCGGTGACCTGGTGGTCGCCGGCGACTCGTTGTGGATCCCGATCCTGATCATCGGGTTCGTGTACGTGCCCTATATGGCCCGGCCGATCCGCGGTGAGATCCTGGCCCTGCGTGAGAAGGAGTTCGTCGAGGCCGCCGTTGCCCAGGGCATGGGCTCGGTGCGGATCATGTTCACCGAGCTGCTGCCGAATGTGGTGTCGACCATCATCGTCTTCTTCACCCTGAACATCGCCAACAACATGCTGTTGGAGTCGTCGCTGTCGTTCCTGGGAGCGGGGGTGCGGCCGCCCAACGCGTCGTGGGGCACGATGATCGCCGACGGTTACCAAACCATCTACACCGCACCGCATCTGACGATCGTGCCCGGCCTGATGATCGTGTTGACCGTGTTGTCGCTCAACGTGTTCGGTGACGGCCTGCGCGACGCACTGGATCCGCGGGCCAAGATCAGGCTGGAGCACTAG
- a CDS encoding ABC transporter permease, protein MVRFVARRLAGMVAVLFAISVVVFLIFNVIPNSDPAARIAGKNSDPALIARVSADLGLDQPLPVQYLTMMRKILTGQLTSYASSQNVTEQIWKGLPATFSLCIGAAVLWMTLAILFGYLSAVHSGKFTDRILTVLSLTGVSMPVFWLAAILLYYLSFKAQLFPTSSYVPLTKDPVQWAYHLILPWITLAVLYVGFYSRVLRSNMLDAMNEDYVRTARAKGISERQVRIRHVLRNSMIPVVTMFGLDFGVVVGGGAILTETVFNLNGVGLYAGQAIGSLDLPPLMGVTIFGAFFIVLFNTIVDILYAFLDPRIRLGEAAPA, encoded by the coding sequence ATGGTTCGTTTCGTCGCCCGGCGGCTGGCCGGCATGGTCGCGGTGCTGTTCGCGATCTCGGTCGTCGTCTTCCTGATCTTCAACGTGATTCCCAACTCCGACCCGGCGGCGCGGATCGCGGGCAAGAACTCCGACCCGGCGCTGATCGCCAGGGTGAGCGCCGATCTGGGACTGGACCAGCCGCTGCCGGTGCAGTACCTGACCATGATGCGCAAGATCCTGACCGGTCAGCTGACCTCCTACGCGAGTTCGCAGAACGTCACCGAGCAGATCTGGAAGGGGCTGCCCGCGACGTTCTCGCTGTGCATCGGCGCGGCGGTGCTGTGGATGACGCTGGCGATCCTGTTCGGCTATCTGTCGGCGGTGCACTCCGGCAAGTTCACCGACCGGATTCTGACCGTGCTGTCGCTGACCGGCGTGTCCATGCCGGTGTTCTGGCTGGCCGCAATTCTGTTGTACTACTTGAGCTTCAAGGCCCAACTGTTCCCGACCAGTAGTTACGTCCCGTTGACCAAGGACCCGGTGCAATGGGCGTATCACCTGATCCTGCCCTGGATTACGCTGGCCGTGCTCTACGTCGGCTTCTACAGCCGGGTGTTGCGGTCGAACATGCTCGACGCGATGAACGAGGACTATGTCCGCACCGCGCGGGCCAAGGGCATCAGCGAACGTCAGGTGCGGATCCGGCATGTGTTGCGTAACTCGATGATTCCGGTGGTGACGATGTTCGGGCTGGACTTCGGCGTGGTGGTCGGCGGTGGCGCGATCCTCACCGAGACGGTGTTCAACCTCAACGGGGTCGGGTTGTACGCCGGGCAGGCCATCGGCAGCCTGGATCTGCCACCGCTGATGGGAGTGACGATTTTCGGGGCGTTCTTCATCGTGCTGTTCAACACCATCGTGGACATCCTCTACGCATTCCTCGACCCACGGATCCGGCTCGGAGAGGCGGCACCGGCATGA
- a CDS encoding ABC transporter ATP-binding protein, translating into MMLQVDGLTVGFNTEGGLVHAVDGVSFGLDRGEILAIVGESGSGKSVTAQTLLGLTRAPNAKIGGSVRFDGIELNTLDDDGWRAVRGERIAMIFQDPMTSLNPVYRVGDQLIEMIRAHRDVSKNEARDRAVELLRSVGIPNPERRVRDYPHEFSGGMRQRVMIAMALSLDPDVLIADEPTTALDVTVQAQILRLLARLNEERSLAVVLITHDLGVVAEVADRVAVMYAGQIVEEATLDELFYDPQHPYTWGLLGSLARLDQPNPERLAQIAGAPPSLTDLPSGCRFAPRCPHVFDACAEPPPLHRDRCWLSAEQKRTLRVVDGRIGLRKPVTT; encoded by the coding sequence ATGATGCTGCAAGTGGACGGGCTGACCGTCGGTTTCAACACCGAAGGCGGGCTGGTGCACGCCGTCGACGGTGTCAGTTTCGGGCTGGACCGCGGCGAGATCCTGGCCATTGTCGGCGAATCCGGCTCCGGCAAGAGCGTCACCGCGCAGACCCTGCTCGGCCTGACCCGGGCCCCGAACGCCAAGATCGGCGGCTCGGTGCGCTTCGACGGGATCGAATTGAACACCCTCGACGACGACGGTTGGCGGGCGGTGCGCGGCGAACGTATCGCGATGATCTTCCAGGATCCGATGACATCGCTGAACCCGGTGTACCGCGTCGGCGATCAGCTGATCGAGATGATCCGGGCGCATCGCGACGTCTCCAAGAACGAGGCCCGGGACCGCGCCGTCGAACTGCTGCGCTCGGTGGGCATCCCGAATCCGGAACGGCGCGTGCGGGATTACCCGCACGAGTTCTCCGGCGGTATGCGCCAGCGGGTGATGATCGCGATGGCATTGTCGTTGGATCCGGACGTGCTGATCGCCGACGAGCCGACGACCGCGCTCGATGTCACGGTGCAGGCCCAGATCCTGCGGCTGCTGGCGCGGCTGAACGAGGAGCGCAGCCTCGCCGTCGTGCTGATCACCCATGACCTGGGCGTGGTTGCCGAAGTGGCCGACCGGGTGGCCGTCATGTATGCCGGGCAGATCGTCGAAGAGGCCACCCTGGACGAGTTGTTCTACGACCCACAGCATCCCTACACCTGGGGGCTGCTGGGCTCGCTGGCCCGGCTGGACCAGCCCAACCCGGAACGGCTGGCCCAGATCGCCGGGGCGCCACCGTCGTTGACCGATTTGCCGAGCGGCTGCCGGTTCGCCCCGCGCTGCCCGCATGTCTTCGACGCGTGCGCCGAACCGCCACCGCTGCACCGGGATCGGTGCTGGCTGTCCGCTGAGCAGAAGCGCACGCTGCGGGTCGTCGACGGCCGGATCGGATTACGGAAGCCGGTGACCACATGA
- a CDS encoding ABC transporter ATP-binding protein — translation MSALLEVTDLVKHFPIKSGVIVDREIGRVRAVDGVSLSLYEGETLGLVGESGCGKSTLCRLIMQLTAPTSGSVRFDGQELVGRSQRDLRGMRRQIQMIFQDPYASLNPRKRVAQIIGAPMELHGLASGRDTRTRVQELLERVGLRPEHADRFPHEFSGGQRQRIGIARALALRPKLIIADEPVSALDVSVQAQIVNLLKDLQDEFGLSYLFVAHDLGVVRHVSNRVAVMYLGKVVESARAAELYQHPLHPYANALLSAVPVPDPRRNATRERLVLEGDVPSPIDPPSGCRFHTRCPWSTEVCQTDEPQLVDHTGGREPGHVAACHHPRNLD, via the coding sequence ATGAGCGCGCTCCTCGAGGTCACCGACCTGGTGAAGCACTTCCCGATCAAATCGGGCGTGATCGTCGACCGGGAGATCGGCCGGGTGCGCGCCGTCGACGGCGTCAGCCTGAGCTTGTACGAGGGCGAAACCCTCGGGCTGGTCGGTGAATCCGGCTGCGGGAAGTCGACCCTGTGCCGGCTGATCATGCAGCTGACCGCGCCGACGTCGGGTTCGGTGCGGTTCGACGGGCAGGAGCTGGTCGGCCGGAGTCAACGCGACCTGCGCGGCATGCGGCGGCAGATCCAGATGATCTTCCAGGATCCGTACGCGTCGCTGAATCCCCGCAAACGGGTGGCGCAGATCATCGGTGCGCCGATGGAGCTTCACGGCCTGGCGTCGGGTCGCGACACCCGCACCCGGGTGCAGGAGCTGCTGGAGCGCGTGGGTTTGCGGCCCGAACACGCCGACCGCTTCCCGCACGAGTTCTCGGGCGGCCAGCGTCAGCGCATCGGCATCGCCAGGGCGCTGGCCCTGCGGCCCAAGCTGATCATCGCCGACGAACCGGTCTCGGCCCTCGATGTGTCCGTCCAGGCCCAGATCGTCAACCTGCTCAAGGACCTGCAGGACGAGTTCGGGCTGTCCTATCTGTTCGTGGCGCACGACCTGGGCGTCGTCCGGCACGTCTCCAATCGGGTCGCGGTGATGTACCTGGGCAAGGTCGTCGAAAGCGCCCGCGCGGCCGAGCTGTATCAGCACCCGCTGCATCCCTACGCCAATGCGCTGCTGTCGGCGGTGCCGGTGCCGGATCCGCGGCGCAACGCGACCCGTGAGCGGCTCGTGCTCGAGGGCGACGTGCCCAGTCCCATCGACCCACCGTCGGGGTGCCGGTTCCACACCCGTTGCCCCTGGTCGACGGAGGTATGTCAGACCGACGAGCCGCAGCTGGTCGACCACACCGGAGGCCGGGAGCCCGGGCACGTGGCGGCCTGTCATCACCCTCGCAACCTCGACTGA